Proteins encoded by one window of Planktothrix tepida PCC 9214:
- a CDS encoding ATP synthase subunit I — protein MTNAEETVESGSKLSVEPDPSMLEYYQLQRQLLLMTLAATGVIFVTVCCFYSLEVACNYLIGASVGIVYLRMLGQDVEKLGREKKKLGQNRILILAGFMILATRWHQLQILPIFLGFLTYKVALLSYVLMTTFTLKPK, from the coding sequence ATGACAAACGCAGAGGAAACAGTCGAATCCGGGTCTAAGCTTTCTGTAGAACCCGACCCTTCTATGCTGGAGTATTATCAGTTGCAACGTCAGTTACTGCTGATGACACTCGCCGCGACGGGGGTAATTTTTGTTACGGTTTGCTGTTTTTATTCCCTGGAAGTTGCTTGCAACTATTTAATCGGGGCGAGCGTGGGCATAGTCTACTTGCGAATGCTCGGCCAGGATGTGGAAAAACTGGGTAGAGAGAAGAAAAAACTAGGCCAAAATCGGATTTTAATCCTAGCGGGTTTTATGATTTTAGCCACTCGATGGCATCAACTCCAGATTTTACCGATTTTCTTAGGATTTCTCACCTACAAAGTCGCCCTCCTGTCCTATGTCCTCATGACAACGTTCACCTTGAAGCCAAAGTAG
- the proS gene encoding proline--tRNA ligase produces MRLSQMLFVTLREDPKEAEIPSHKLLVRAGYIRRIGSGIYAYLPFMWRVLQKVSQIVREEMNATGAQECLLPQVQPSELWRESGRWDTYTKAEGIMFSLTDRRKRELALGPTHEEVITTIAKDMIRSHQQLPLHLYQIQTKFRDEIRPRFGLMRGREFIMKDGYSFHSDEESLKKTYRDMDQAYRNMLRRCGLQYRAVEADSGAIGGSGSQEFMVLAEAGEDEVLYTEDGKYAANTEKAVSLPVDAEPSNFTEYQKLETPNTNTIETLANFLKCSPTQIVKNVLYQVVYDNGTTILILVSIRGDQEVNDVKLQNELTKLASEFGAKTILSLTVPDEEAQQKWAAKTLPLGYMSPNLEDNYISSQTKEGVYSKFVRMVDQTAVELKNFVTGADESGYHVVGANWGQEFTLSQRIVDIRKAQKGDRAVHDPNQILHSARGIEVGHIFQLGIKYSQAMGATFTNEQGEELPLVMGCYGVGVSRLAQSAVEQSYDKDGIIWPVAIAPYQAIIVIPNITDGQQVEIAEKLYTELNQAGIETLLDDRDERAGVKFKDADLIGIPYRIVTGRSIKSGKVEWVERATHNSQEIAIEDVVTTLKQKIQVALGD; encoded by the coding sequence ATGCGACTGTCTCAAATGCTATTTGTCACTCTGCGGGAAGATCCCAAAGAAGCAGAAATTCCCAGTCATAAACTATTAGTCCGTGCTGGATATATCCGACGCATCGGAAGTGGAATTTATGCTTATCTTCCCTTCATGTGGCGCGTTTTGCAAAAAGTCTCTCAAATTGTTCGAGAAGAAATGAACGCCACCGGAGCCCAAGAATGTTTGCTTCCCCAAGTCCAACCTTCAGAACTTTGGCGGGAGTCAGGACGCTGGGATACTTATACTAAAGCCGAGGGAATTATGTTTTCCCTCACTGACCGTCGCAAACGGGAATTAGCCTTAGGGCCAACCCATGAGGAAGTGATCACAACTATTGCTAAAGATATGATCCGTTCCCATCAACAACTACCCTTACATTTATATCAAATTCAAACCAAATTTAGAGATGAAATTCGCCCTCGGTTTGGGTTAATGCGAGGACGAGAATTTATTATGAAAGATGGCTATTCTTTCCATAGCGATGAGGAAAGTTTAAAGAAAACCTATCGAGATATGGATCAAGCCTATCGCAATATGTTGCGTCGTTGTGGGTTACAATATCGGGCTGTAGAAGCTGATTCTGGAGCCATTGGGGGGTCAGGTTCCCAAGAATTTATGGTCTTAGCAGAAGCGGGAGAAGATGAAGTTCTCTATACTGAAGATGGCAAATATGCGGCTAACACTGAAAAAGCTGTGTCCCTTCCGGTTGATGCTGAACCCTCTAATTTTACTGAATATCAAAAGTTAGAAACCCCGAATACAAACACCATTGAAACCTTAGCCAATTTCTTGAAATGTTCCCCGACCCAAATTGTTAAAAATGTTCTGTATCAAGTCGTTTATGATAATGGCACAACAATTTTAATTTTAGTCAGTATTCGGGGAGATCAGGAGGTTAATGATGTTAAATTGCAAAATGAATTAACAAAATTAGCGTCTGAATTTGGGGCAAAAACCATATTATCGTTAACGGTTCCTGATGAAGAAGCGCAACAAAAATGGGCAGCAAAAACGTTACCGTTAGGTTATATGTCTCCGAATTTAGAAGATAATTATATTAGCTCTCAAACGAAGGAAGGGGTTTACTCTAAATTTGTGCGAATGGTTGATCAAACCGCCGTTGAATTAAAGAATTTTGTCACCGGAGCGGATGAATCAGGATATCATGTTGTTGGGGCAAATTGGGGTCAAGAATTTACCTTATCTCAACGTATTGTTGATATTAGAAAAGCTCAAAAAGGCGATCGCGCCGTTCATGATCCGAACCAAATTTTACACAGTGCCAGAGGAATTGAAGTCGGTCATATTTTTCAACTGGGGATTAAATATTCTCAAGCAATGGGGGCAACTTTCACCAATGAACAGGGGGAAGAATTACCCTTAGTGATGGGATGTTATGGAGTTGGGGTGTCTCGGTTAGCGCAATCGGCCGTTGAACAATCCTATGATAAAGATGGCATCATTTGGCCTGTAGCGATCGCACCGTATCAAGCCATTATTGTGATTCCCAATATTACCGATGGTCAACAGGTGGAAATAGCGGAAAAATTGTATACCGAATTAAACCAAGCGGGAATTGAAACATTATTAGATGATCGAGATGAACGAGCCGGGGTAAAATTCAAAGATGCAGATCTGATTGGCATCCCCTATCGCATTGTCACTGGACGTTCGATTAAATCCGGTAAGGTGGAATGGGTAGAACGAGCCACTCACAACTCCCAAGAAATCGCCATTGAGGATGTTGTGACTACCCTTAAACAGAAGATTCAAGTTGCATTGGGGGATTAA